From the Mycoplasmatota bacterium genome, one window contains:
- a CDS encoding tRNA threonylcarbamoyladenosine dehydratase, which yields MYQFSRNLLSYGKEGQNILYHKSVAILGLGGVGSYSCESIARSGVGKIILIDKDKVDITNINRQLHATLETVGQSKVALMVDRIQSINPKCHVVKHEKFFNFDTYDEIFNEEIDFFIDASDTITFKILLIKECLERNIPFISVMGTANKLDPSQFEISDIKNTSYDPIAKVIRTKLRKEGIKGKVPVVYSKEKPITSRYDEYDGDVSKITRKSQFPPASNSFVPPVAGLIATSYVIRNLLKEISFERDGES from the coding sequence ATGTATCAATTTAGTAGAAATTTATTATCTTACGGTAAAGAAGGACAGAACATATTATATCATAAAAGCGTTGCTATCTTAGGATTAGGGGGAGTTGGGAGTTATTCCTGTGAATCGATTGCTCGTAGTGGGGTGGGTAAGATTATTCTCATTGATAAAGATAAAGTTGATATTACCAATATTAACCGGCAACTTCATGCAACTTTAGAAACAGTAGGACAATCAAAAGTAGCTTTAATGGTTGATAGGATTCAATCAATTAATCCAAAATGTCATGTAGTTAAACATGAGAAATTCTTTAATTTTGATACATATGATGAAATTTTTAATGAAGAAATTGATTTTTTTATTGATGCAAGTGATACAATTACATTTAAAATTTTACTTATTAAAGAATGTTTAGAACGTAATATTCCTTTTATATCTGTCATGGGAACAGCGAATAAATTAGATCCTTCTCAATTTGAAATCTCAGATATCAAGAATACATCCTATGATCCAATCGCTAAAGTCATTCGAACAAAACTAAGAAAAGAAGGGATTAAAGGGAAGGTACCTGTTGTTTATTCTAAGGAAAAACCAATTACCTCACGATATGATGAATATGATGGAGATGTTTCGAAAATAACTAGAAAATCACAGTTTCCACCTGCTTCAAATAGTTTTGTACCTCCTGTTGCTGGTTTAATCGCAACAAGTTATGTCATTAGAAATTTACTTAAAGAGATATCATTTGAAAGAGATGGTGAATCTTAA
- a CDS encoding AI-2E family transporter — protein sequence MKLSDQKLNRIIKILVIIALILGCLYIFSQFNGFITSVMGALKAVLTPFLIAFFINFLIYPLVVYAEDKGIRPRWLIVALLYALIFGLIGIILWQVIPLVIEQIKDLFLQKIPAIFDELNETIENLHLEDSPELLNIYNQIQTGIKDYLTNAVVNAGSSVPSLISFMFTLVLSPIILFYMLKDHNQIGEGFYKIVPVKYKEHFITLTKRANDTLGLYIRGQIIIMVAIAVISTLGYTLIGLDNAILFGLIVGVTNIIPYIGATIAAIVPVTYALLTGNTPWYSILLLNFGFQFVEGNILQPVIMSKQLDIHPLLILAAILGFGSIFGVLGVIFAVPITGLIKVCILYYREVKEKNEVEGYEV from the coding sequence GTGAAACTTTCTGATCAAAAACTAAATAGAATAATAAAAATATTAGTTATTATTGCTTTAATTTTAGGTTGTTTATATATCTTTAGTCAATTTAACGGATTTATAACAAGTGTAATGGGAGCATTAAAAGCTGTATTAACACCATTTTTAATTGCTTTTTTTATCAATTTTTTAATTTATCCACTCGTTGTTTATGCAGAAGATAAAGGGATTAGACCAAGGTGGTTAATTGTAGCCCTATTATATGCATTAATATTTGGATTAATTGGAATAATATTATGGCAAGTTATTCCACTTGTTATCGAACAGATAAAAGACTTATTCTTGCAGAAAATACCTGCCATATTTGATGAATTAAATGAAACTATCGAAAATCTACATTTAGAAGATAGTCCAGAATTATTAAATATTTATAATCAGATACAAACAGGGATTAAAGACTACTTAACAAATGCTGTAGTTAATGCTGGGTCTTCTGTTCCAAGTCTTATTAGCTTCATGTTCACTTTAGTTTTATCACCAATTATTTTATTCTATATGTTAAAAGATCATAATCAAATTGGTGAAGGATTTTATAAAATTGTTCCAGTAAAATATAAAGAACATTTTATTACACTTACAAAACGTGCGAATGATACATTAGGTCTATATATCAGAGGACAAATTATTATTATGGTTGCTATTGCAGTCATTTCAACCCTAGGGTATACATTAATAGGCTTAGACAATGCAATTTTATTTGGTTTAATTGTTGGAGTAACCAATATTATTCCTTATATAGGTGCTACAATTGCTGCGATTGTTCCAGTAACTTATGCATTATTAACAGGAAATACTCCGTGGTACTCTATCTTATTATTAAATTTTGGTTTTCAATTTGTTGAAGGAAATATTTTACAACCCGTTATAATGAGTAAACAATTAGATATTCATCCGCTATTAATTTTAGCAGCTATTTTAGGATTTGGTAGTATATTTGGAGTTTTAGGTGTTATATTTGCAGTACCGATTACAGGACTTATTAAAGTTTGTATTCTGTATTATCGTGAAGTAAAGGAAAAGAATGAAGTAGAGGGATATGAGGTTTAA
- the aspS gene encoding aspartate--tRNA ligase produces the protein MMNRTHNNQELRLNHVNQIVELKGWVAKTRNLGGLIFIDLRDRYGITQIVVNPQEVASSIYETAEKIRNEYVLYVKGKVVERESKNPNLPTGEIEVQVEFLEVISTAETTPMIIHDETDALEDTRLKYRYLDLRRPKMQNNLIVRSNVMKVMRNFLSELDFLEIETPILTKSTPEGARDYLVPSRIHEGEFYALPQSPQIFKQLCMVSGLERYYQIARCFRDEDLRADRQPEFTQVDIEASFLTDVEIQTIIEELFVKLMKEIKGIDIKIPFDRITYHDAMTRYGSDKPDRRFQMELVELNDVFKNTSFSVFSSTIKNNGFIRAINVKNGASKYSRKEIDRLTEFVKRYQAKGLAFLKYNNEFTGPINKFLSDEEKQGLIEKLAIEDNDLILFVADSFDVSCEALGALRKLIAKEMNLIDKNEYNFLWVVDWPLFEYDEDDKRYYAAHHPFTAPKEDSVQFLKTNPRKCLAQAYDIVLNGFEIGGGSIRIHQRELQNQMFETLGFTKEKAYEQFGFLLDAFKYGTPPHGGIALGLDRIIMLLVHTENIRDVIAFPKTLSVSCLMTDAPSVVDNIQLDELNIKIK, from the coding sequence ATCATGAATAGAACGCATAATAATCAAGAATTGCGATTAAATCATGTGAATCAAATAGTAGAATTAAAAGGTTGGGTAGCTAAAACTCGTAATTTAGGTGGATTGATTTTTATTGATTTAAGGGACCGTTATGGGATTACGCAAATTGTGGTTAATCCACAAGAAGTTGCTTCATCTATTTATGAAACAGCAGAAAAAATTCGTAATGAATATGTGTTATATGTAAAAGGTAAAGTGGTTGAACGTGAAAGTAAAAATCCTAATTTACCAACAGGTGAGATTGAAGTTCAAGTTGAATTTCTAGAAGTGATATCAACCGCTGAAACAACACCTATGATCATTCATGATGAAACGGATGCTTTAGAGGACACACGTTTGAAGTATCGTTATCTTGATTTGCGAAGACCTAAAATGCAGAACAATTTAATTGTTAGATCAAATGTGATGAAAGTCATGCGAAATTTCTTAAGTGAGTTAGACTTTTTGGAAATAGAGACACCAATATTAACAAAATCAACACCTGAAGGTGCTCGTGATTATTTAGTTCCTTCACGTATTCATGAAGGCGAATTTTATGCACTTCCACAATCCCCACAAATCTTTAAGCAACTTTGTATGGTTTCTGGTCTTGAACGTTATTATCAAATCGCAAGATGTTTTAGAGATGAGGATTTACGTGCCGATAGACAACCTGAATTTACACAAGTGGATATTGAAGCTTCATTTTTAACAGATGTTGAAATTCAAACGATAATTGAAGAATTGTTTGTTAAACTAATGAAAGAAATAAAAGGGATTGATATTAAAATTCCATTTGATAGAATCACTTACCATGATGCAATGACACGTTATGGTAGTGATAAACCAGACAGACGTTTTCAAATGGAGCTTGTTGAGTTAAATGATGTCTTTAAAAATACAAGTTTCTCTGTCTTTTCATCAACAATCAAAAATAATGGATTCATACGAGCGATTAATGTTAAAAATGGAGCAAGTAAGTATTCTCGTAAAGAGATTGATCGTTTAACTGAATTTGTAAAGAGATATCAGGCTAAAGGACTTGCTTTCTTAAAATATAATAATGAATTTACAGGACCTATCAATAAATTTTTAAGTGATGAAGAAAAACAAGGATTAATTGAGAAATTAGCGATTGAAGACAATGACTTAATTTTATTTGTAGCTGATTCTTTTGATGTAAGTTGTGAAGCCTTAGGTGCTTTAAGAAAATTAATCGCAAAAGAAATGAACTTAATTGATAAAAATGAATATAATTTCTTATGGGTGGTTGATTGGCCATTATTTGAATATGATGAAGATGATAAACGTTATTATGCTGCGCATCATCCATTCACAGCACCTAAAGAAGATTCTGTTCAATTCTTAAAAACAAATCCAAGAAAATGTTTAGCACAAGCTTATGATATAGTTTTAAATGGATTTGAAATTGGTGGAGGGTCAATACGGATTCATCAAAGAGAACTCCAAAATCAAATGTTTGAAACATTAGGATTTACGAAAGAAAAAGCATATGAACAATTCGGATTCTTGTTAGATGCTTTTAAATATGGAACTCCACCACATGGCGGAATTGCTTTAGGGTTAGATAGAATTATTATGTTGCTTGTTCACACAGAAAATATTCGCGATGTAATCGCATTCCCTAAAACACTTTCAGTATCATGCTTAATGACTGATGCACCATCTGTAGTTGATAATATACAATTGGATGAACTAAATATAAAAATTAAATAA
- the hisS gene encoding histidine--tRNA ligase — translation MAIQSAKGTYDILTSDMHKWHYLESIIHKTCELYNYKEIRTPMFESTELYVRGVGESTDIVTKEMYTFLDKGKRSLTLRPEGTAGVVRSYVQHKLFAEANQLTKLYYMGPMFRYERMQKGRTRQFYQFGVEALGSSNPSVDAEVIALSVNIFRKLGLKEVKVLINTLGDKETRMNYRQALINHFKPVVHELCADCQKRLEQNPLRVLDCKVDKNHPKMTSAPKMMDYLNESSKTFFDHVLSDLKRLNIDYELDSNLVRGLDYYNHTVYEVISSAKGFGAQTALGGGGRYNGLVEEIGGPDIPGVGFAFGMDRLILALEAENIDIASHDEVDVFIVTTSDATDSYAFTLQEMLRSKHIKAEKDYFHRKVKAQFKQADKLKAKLTVIIGEEELNDNRISIKDMKTQIQEEVKLDDVLKEIEKRMEEYHE, via the coding sequence ATGGCGATTCAATCCGCTAAAGGAACTTATGATATTTTAACTAGTGATATGCATAAATGGCACTATTTGGAGTCAATAATTCATAAGACATGTGAATTATACAATTATAAAGAAATTAGAACCCCAATGTTTGAAAGTACAGAATTATATGTGCGTGGTGTTGGTGAAAGTACAGACATTGTAACAAAAGAAATGTACACTTTCTTAGATAAAGGGAAACGTTCACTTACGTTACGCCCAGAAGGAACAGCGGGTGTTGTTAGAAGTTATGTGCAGCATAAATTGTTTGCTGAAGCGAATCAACTGACGAAGTTGTATTATATGGGACCAATGTTTCGCTATGAAAGGATGCAAAAAGGACGAACCCGTCAGTTCTATCAATTCGGAGTTGAAGCCTTAGGAAGTTCTAACCCATCGGTTGATGCTGAAGTGATTGCTTTATCCGTTAACATCTTTAGAAAATTAGGGTTAAAAGAAGTGAAGGTATTAATTAATACACTAGGTGATAAAGAAACCAGAATGAATTATCGTCAGGCACTAATTAACCATTTTAAACCGGTTGTACATGAATTATGTGCTGATTGTCAAAAAAGACTTGAACAAAATCCGCTTCGTGTTTTAGATTGTAAAGTGGATAAAAACCATCCTAAAATGACTTCAGCCCCTAAAATGATGGATTATTTAAATGAAAGTTCAAAAACATTCTTTGATCATGTATTAAGTGATTTAAAACGCTTAAATATTGATTATGAACTAGATAGTAATTTAGTCAGAGGATTAGATTATTATAATCATACTGTCTATGAAGTTATCTCAAGTGCTAAAGGTTTTGGCGCACAAACAGCACTTGGTGGCGGTGGACGCTATAATGGATTAGTTGAAGAAATTGGTGGACCAGATATTCCTGGTGTTGGTTTTGCTTTTGGAATGGACCGTTTAATCCTGGCATTAGAAGCTGAAAATATTGACATAGCATCCCATGATGAGGTAGATGTTTTTATTGTTACGACGTCAGATGCTACTGATTCTTATGCCTTTACACTACAAGAGATGTTAAGAAGTAAGCATATAAAAGCTGAAAAAGACTATTTTCACCGAAAAGTAAAAGCACAATTTAAACAAGCTGATAAATTAAAAGCGAAACTAACTGTTATTATTGGTGAAGAAGAATTAAATGATAACAGAATTAGTATTAAAGATATGAAAACACAAATTCAAGAAGAAGTTAAATTAGATGATGTGTTGAAAGAAATTGAAAAGAGAATGGAGGAGTATCATGAATAG
- a CDS encoding 2-hydroxyacyl-CoA dehydratase: MKKLIHLGLDVGSTTVKFVILNEKLEIIHSQYQRHFSDLKKTIRNMLLSLLPDYKEYQITINVTGSGGLMVSKWFNVDFVQEVIACTKAVEETLDRCDVVVELGGEDAKITYFNNGVDQRMNGTCAGGTGAFIDQMASLLDTDAFGLNELAKNYQTIYPIAARCGVFAKSDIQPLINEGVNKSDIAVSIFQAVVNQTISGLACGRRICGKVAFLGGPLYFLSELRKRFVETLNLKTEEAIFPQNAQLFVALGASLASIKGEEISFKTLIDKLDTIDEFNIQDVKRLQPLFNNQEEIDQFLKRHEDNQVIKRDLTTYQGSTYLGIDCGSTTSKMVLIGENGELLYELYRNNEANPLEVIRQGLITLYEMLPKGVKICNSCVTGYGESLIKNGFNVDLGEIETVAHYVAADHFVSGVDFILDIGGQDMKCLTIKNGVINSVVLNEACSAGCGSFIQNFAQTLNIPISQFVQEAMTAKKPVDLGSRCTVFMNSKVKQAQKEGATVGDIASGLSYSVIKNALYKVIKIRKPEDLGEKIIVQGGTFYNHAVLRAFELISGRNVYRPKISGLMGAFGCALIAKKSYKNKKSSLISYEELRSFSFTQKVTRCRQCTNQCQLTINYFSNHNKLVTGNKCEKGAGIKLTENVIPNLYQYKYQKMFEYQPLNKENAKRGTVGIPRVLNMYENYPFWFTFFTALGYRVELSPNSSRQIYEKGMETIPSESVCYPAKLVHGHIMSLIEQKVDMIFYPGVFYEKKEQNEANNQFNCPVVISYSEVIDHNVDLIKGTKFLHPFISFHSPSATYKKLVRVFKEIPKNEIREALNKAFKEDASFKADIRGKGEETLKYIKEHNMKGIVLAGRPYHIDKEVNHGIDKLIASYQMAVFTEDSIAHLGHVERPLRIVDQWVYHSRLYAAASFVAQEKDLELVQLTSFGCGLDAVTSDQVKEILENHNNIYTLLKIDEVSNLGSARIRIRSLKAAMTERDKNGLKPQLINKIEPKKIFTKEMKKKHTIIAPQMSPIHFNLLEEVFLSEGYQLEILKTADEEAKEEGLKYVNNDACYPSIIVVGQLIAALKSGRYDLDNTSIIISQTGGGCRATNYIAFIRKALVDAGFSQIPVISLNASKLESNPGFTLSLRLIKKLLLAVLYGDLLMRLLYRIRPYEKVKGETEKLYYYWQDCCLELIKKGSIKKFKKIVCDIVNDFDQLPIIDVKKPKIGLVGEILVKFHPDANNNIVDFIEKEGGEAVMPDLLDFFMYSFKNVEVKANSLLYKPFSKYSTKGSIYLINKIRKPMVDALTKSTRFTAPKCIHEIASLAERFVSLCNQTGEGWFLTGEMIELIESDVNNIICMQPFACLPNHITGKAMIKDLKATYKKANIVAIDYDPGASEVNQINRIKLMLSVAFKNLEDNK, encoded by the coding sequence ATGAAAAAATTAATACATTTAGGATTAGACGTAGGATCGACTACTGTCAAATTCGTTATATTAAATGAGAAATTAGAAATAATTCATAGTCAGTATCAAAGACATTTTTCTGATTTGAAAAAAACGATTAGAAATATGTTATTGTCTTTATTGCCTGACTATAAAGAATATCAAATAACCATCAATGTAACAGGTTCTGGTGGATTAATGGTTTCAAAATGGTTTAATGTTGATTTTGTACAAGAAGTTATTGCTTGTACAAAAGCAGTTGAAGAAACATTAGATCGTTGTGATGTTGTTGTTGAACTAGGTGGTGAAGATGCTAAAATAACTTATTTTAATAATGGTGTTGATCAAAGGATGAATGGAACTTGTGCTGGTGGGACAGGTGCTTTTATTGATCAGATGGCAAGTTTACTTGATACTGATGCTTTTGGATTAAATGAGTTAGCGAAAAATTACCAAACAATTTATCCAATTGCGGCTAGATGTGGTGTGTTTGCGAAATCCGATATCCAACCCTTGATTAATGAGGGAGTTAATAAGTCTGATATTGCTGTTTCTATTTTTCAAGCAGTGGTTAATCAAACAATTAGTGGGTTAGCCTGTGGAAGAAGAATTTGTGGTAAGGTAGCCTTTTTAGGAGGTCCCTTATATTTCTTAAGTGAATTACGTAAAAGATTTGTAGAAACGCTTAATTTAAAAACTGAGGAAGCGATATTTCCTCAAAATGCCCAATTGTTTGTCGCATTAGGAGCAAGCTTAGCTTCAATAAAAGGAGAAGAAATCAGTTTTAAAACATTAATTGATAAATTAGATACCATTGATGAATTTAATATTCAAGATGTCAAAAGATTACAACCATTATTTAATAACCAAGAGGAAATAGATCAATTTCTAAAACGACATGAAGATAATCAGGTGATTAAACGTGATTTAACCACTTATCAAGGGTCTACTTATTTAGGAATAGATTGTGGTTCTACGACTTCAAAGATGGTTTTAATCGGTGAAAATGGTGAATTATTGTATGAATTATATCGAAATAATGAAGCCAATCCATTAGAAGTAATAAGACAAGGGTTAATTACATTGTATGAAATGTTACCTAAAGGCGTTAAAATATGTAATTCTTGTGTGACTGGGTATGGAGAGAGTTTAATTAAAAATGGCTTTAATGTTGATTTAGGTGAAATAGAAACAGTCGCTCATTATGTTGCTGCTGACCATTTTGTATCGGGTGTTGACTTTATTCTTGATATCGGTGGACAAGATATGAAATGTTTGACAATTAAAAATGGGGTTATAAATTCTGTTGTGTTGAACGAAGCTTGTTCAGCTGGTTGTGGTTCATTTATTCAAAACTTTGCACAAACATTGAATATTCCAATTTCCCAATTTGTTCAAGAAGCAATGACTGCCAAAAAACCAGTTGATTTAGGATCTAGATGTACCGTTTTTATGAACTCAAAAGTTAAACAAGCACAAAAAGAAGGCGCTACGGTTGGTGATATTGCGAGTGGCTTATCTTATTCAGTTATTAAAAATGCCCTATATAAAGTTATTAAGATTAGAAAACCAGAAGATTTAGGAGAAAAGATTATTGTTCAAGGTGGGACATTCTATAATCATGCGGTTTTAAGAGCGTTTGAGTTAATATCAGGACGTAATGTATACAGACCTAAAATCTCAGGTTTGATGGGGGCCTTTGGATGTGCATTAATCGCGAAAAAAAGCTATAAGAACAAGAAATCTTCCTTAATTTCATATGAGGAATTAAGATCATTTTCTTTTACACAAAAAGTTACTAGATGTAGACAGTGTACGAATCAATGTCAATTAACGATTAATTATTTTTCTAATCACAATAAACTAGTTACTGGTAATAAATGCGAAAAAGGAGCAGGAATTAAATTAACAGAAAATGTTATACCTAATCTATATCAATATAAATATCAAAAAATGTTTGAATATCAACCACTTAATAAAGAAAATGCTAAAAGAGGAACCGTAGGGATCCCTCGTGTTTTAAATATGTATGAAAATTATCCGTTCTGGTTTACTTTTTTTACTGCTTTAGGTTATCGGGTAGAATTATCACCAAATAGTTCTCGTCAAATATATGAAAAAGGAATGGAGACGATTCCTTCTGAATCGGTTTGTTATCCAGCAAAATTAGTTCATGGACATATCATGAGTTTAATTGAACAAAAGGTCGATATGATTTTCTATCCTGGCGTTTTCTATGAGAAGAAAGAACAAAATGAAGCGAATAATCAATTTAATTGTCCAGTTGTGATTTCCTATTCAGAAGTTATTGACCATAATGTTGATTTGATTAAAGGTACTAAATTCTTACATCCTTTTATCTCCTTCCATAGCCCAAGTGCAACCTATAAAAAATTAGTCAGAGTATTTAAAGAAATACCTAAAAATGAAATTAGAGAAGCGTTAAATAAAGCATTTAAAGAAGATGCAAGTTTTAAAGCGGATATAAGAGGAAAAGGCGAAGAAACTCTAAAATATATCAAAGAACATAATATGAAAGGGATTGTTTTAGCTGGTAGACCTTATCATATTGATAAAGAAGTAAATCATGGAATTGATAAATTAATTGCTTCTTATCAAATGGCTGTTTTTACAGAGGATTCAATTGCTCATTTAGGACATGTTGAAAGACCATTACGGATTGTTGATCAATGGGTGTATCATTCGAGACTTTATGCTGCTGCAAGTTTTGTAGCACAAGAAAAAGATTTAGAACTAGTGCAACTGACTTCTTTTGGTTGTGGACTTGACGCGGTTACAAGTGATCAAGTAAAAGAAATACTAGAAAATCATAATAATATATATACCTTATTAAAAATAGATGAAGTGAGTAATTTAGGATCAGCACGAATTAGAATTCGTTCACTAAAAGCAGCGATGACTGAACGTGACAAAAATGGATTGAAACCTCAACTTATTAATAAAATTGAACCTAAAAAGATATTTACAAAAGAAATGAAGAAGAAACACACGATTATCGCACCACAAATGTCACCAATTCACTTTAATCTACTTGAAGAAGTTTTTTTATCAGAAGGTTATCAATTAGAAATTTTAAAAACTGCTGATGAAGAAGCTAAAGAAGAAGGATTAAAGTATGTCAATAACGATGCTTGCTATCCATCAATTATCGTGGTTGGTCAACTGATTGCGGCACTTAAAAGTGGTCGTTATGATTTAGATAACACCTCTATTATCATCTCTCAAACAGGTGGGGGTTGTCGAGCTACAAATTATATTGCGTTCATTAGAAAAGCATTAGTCGATGCTGGTTTTAGTCAAATTCCTGTCATCTCATTAAATGCATCGAAACTTGAATCAAACCCTGGTTTCACCTTAAGTTTACGATTAATTAAGAAATTGCTCTTAGCTGTTTTATATGGAGATTTATTAATGCGATTATTATATCGTATAAGACCTTATGAAAAAGTCAAAGGAGAAACAGAGAAACTCTATTATTACTGGCAAGATTGTTGTCTAGAATTAATCAAAAAGGGATCAATTAAAAAGTTTAAAAAGATAGTATGTGATATAGTTAATGATTTTGATCAACTTCCAATTATAGATGTTAAAAAACCTAAAATTGGTTTAGTAGGGGAAATATTAGTTAAGTTTCATCCTGATGCTAATAATAATATTGTAGATTTTATTGAAAAAGAAGGCGGAGAAGCAGTAATGCCTGATTTACTAGACTTCTTCATGTATTCCTTTAAAAATGTAGAAGTGAAAGCGAACTCGTTATTATATAAGCCATTTTCCAAATATAGCACAAAAGGATCTATTTACCTAATTAATAAGATAAGAAAACCAATGGTTGATGCATTAACAAAAAGTACACGTTTCACTGCACCAAAATGTATTCATGAAATCGCTAGTTTAGCCGAGCGTTTTGTATCTTTATGTAATCAAACCGGTGAGGGGTGGTTTTTAACTGGTGAGATGATTGAATTAATTGAAAGTGATGTTAATAATATTATTTGTATGCAACCTTTTGCTTGCTTACCTAATCACATTACAGGTAAAGCAATGATAAAAGACCTAAAAGCAACCTATAAAAAAGCAAATATTGTCGCAATCGATTATGACCCTGGTGCTAGTGAAGTTAATCAAATTAATCGGATTAAATTGATGCTTTCAGTTGCGTTTAAAAATCTTGAAGATAATAAATAA
- a CDS encoding cell shape-determining protein, whose product MSKKNRESIIKKNKSTQMSLVQCVIVLVIAVIIFFTLNYLFLVKISLRYFGTWFLTAISLFFGFAILSLFTKNDQYNEKFHQRGKYSKKVIVFITGIITFISLIVIYLVISLFGTPMFNANAYHKLIGEIHEPIQFTNDFDAVNTSDNLPIVDTNLAAKLGDKEFGKHGSLGSEFHVGEFHDLNVAGNLVAVAPLEYNGFFKWNNNKAGTPGYVIVDKFTGDVEIVTGLNLKYMPSAYFGTDLHRHVYYKGDHAKQYELIDFALELDDEMNPYWVITALKPTIGLSGGKQVMGVYVVNPKDGAITFYKPQDAPAWVDTIYPKDFVLKQLNKWGAYGDGFLNSFIGQKNVLQTTEGSRRVFNNGHVYYYTGLTSASADEATVGFVFINTRTKQVTRYSMSGATETAAMESAEGIVQNFGYKATFPIPMNVYNNATFFITLKDNKGLIKQYAFVNVSDFSKVGIGDTIDKAYSDYGEKLNIENVIDPSEDDLIEVRGIVKRISMSVVNGESQYEIFLDEGLYTARYKVSAYLSITESGDEVILKLLGDTVISFKNVDLEGE is encoded by the coding sequence ATGAGTAAAAAAAATAGAGAAAGTATAATAAAAAAGAATAAATCTACACAAATGTCTTTAGTGCAATGCGTTATCGTCTTAGTCATAGCAGTAATTATCTTTTTTACTTTAAATTATTTATTTTTAGTTAAAATAAGTTTAAGATATTTTGGAACTTGGTTTTTAACTGCTATATCATTATTTTTTGGATTTGCAATCTTGTCATTGTTTACTAAAAATGATCAGTATAATGAGAAATTCCATCAAAGAGGAAAATATTCAAAAAAAGTCATTGTATTCATAACAGGGATTATAACTTTTATTTCATTAATTGTAATTTATTTAGTAATTTCACTGTTTGGAACACCTATGTTTAACGCAAATGCATATCATAAACTAATTGGTGAAATTCATGAACCTATTCAATTTACAAATGATTTTGATGCGGTAAATACGTCAGATAATTTACCAATCGTCGACACTAATTTAGCTGCAAAATTAGGAGATAAAGAATTTGGAAAACATGGTAGTCTTGGAAGTGAGTTTCATGTTGGTGAATTCCATGATTTAAATGTAGCTGGTAATTTAGTTGCAGTTGCTCCACTTGAATACAATGGTTTCTTTAAATGGAATAACAATAAAGCTGGTACTCCAGGTTATGTGATTGTTGATAAATTTACAGGAGATGTAGAAATTGTTACTGGGTTAAATTTAAAATATATGCCAAGTGCTTACTTTGGAACTGATTTACACCGTCATGTTTATTATAAAGGTGATCATGCAAAACAATATGAGTTAATTGATTTTGCATTAGAACTTGATGATGAAATGAATCCATATTGGGTAATTACAGCGTTAAAACCAACAATTGGACTATCAGGCGGAAAGCAAGTGATGGGTGTTTATGTTGTTAATCCAAAAGATGGTGCCATTACATTTTATAAACCACAAGATGCTCCAGCTTGGGTGGATACAATCTATCCTAAAGATTTTGTATTGAAACAATTGAATAAATGGGGAGCATATGGAGATGGATTCCTAAACTCATTTATAGGTCAAAAGAATGTTCTACAAACAACAGAAGGATCAAGAAGGGTATTTAATAATGGTCATGTGTATTACTATACAGGATTAACAAGTGCGAGCGCAGATGAGGCAACAGTTGGATTTGTTTTCATTAATACACGAACAAAACAAGTTACACGCTACTCGATGAGTGGTGCAACAGAAACGGCTGCAATGGAATCTGCAGAAGGAATTGTTCAAAATTTTGGATATAAAGCAACTTTCCCAATCCCAATGAACGTTTACAATAATGCGACTTTCTTTATCACATTAAAAGATAATAAAGGATTAATTAAACAATACGCGTTTGTTAATGTATCAGATTTTTCTAAGGTAGGAATTGGTGATACAATTGATAAAGCGTACTCAGACTATGGAGAAAAACTAAACATTGAAAATGTTATTGATCCTTCAGAAGATGACTTAATTGAAGTGAGAGGAATAGTTAAGCGGATTAGCATGTCAGTTGTTAATGGCGAATCACAATATGAAATATTTTTAGATGAAGGATTATATACAGCTAGATATAAAGTTAGTGCTTATTTGTCAATTACTGAATCTGGTGACGAGGTCATTCTTAAGTTACTTGGGGATACAGTTATTAGCTTTAAAAATGTTGATCTAGAAGGAGAATAA